One genomic segment of Ricinus communis isolate WT05 ecotype wild-type chromosome 5, ASM1957865v1, whole genome shotgun sequence includes these proteins:
- the LOC8258926 gene encoding DELLA protein GAI has protein sequence MKREHQESKGDSSSSCSAMAKGKLWQEEEEQQQQDGGGMDELLAVLGYKVRSSDMAEVAQKLEQLEMVMGIAQEDGISHLSDTVHYNPSDLSGWVQSMLSELNNPLDTIQNQQDSSSVISFGNSQSGIFNDDSEYDLRAIPGVAAYPPQPESSDSNNNSSSRKRMKTSTLANSDSTIPTNLSEPNRPMVLIDSQETGVRLVHTLLACAEAIQQDNFKLAEALLKHIGLLAASQASSMRKVATYFAEALARRIYKIYPQESLDPSYSDTLEMHFYETCPYLKFAHFTANQAILEAFGTANRVHVIDFGLKQGMQWPALMQALALRPGGPPAFRLTGIGPPQSNNTDALQQVGWKLAQLADTIGVEFEFRGFVANSLADLQPEMLDLRPPDVETVAVNSVFELHRLLARPGGMEKVLSSIKAMKPKIVTVVEQEASHNGPVFLDRFTEALHYYSSLFDSLEGSGLNVPSQDLVMSELYLGRQICNVVACEGAHRVERHESLPHWRTRFESAGFDRVHLGSNAFKQASMLLALFAGGDGYRVEENNGCLMLGWHTRPLIATSAWQLSDSK, from the coding sequence atgaaaagagAACACCAAGAAAGCAAAGgagattcttcttcttcttgttctgCAATGGCGAAAGGAAAATTATggcaagaagaagaggaacaGCAGCAACAAGACGGTGGTGGCATGGATGAATTGCTTGCTGTTTTGGGTTATAAAGTTAGATCATCTGATATGGCAGAGGTTGCTCAAAAGCTTGAACAGCTTGAAATGGTTATGGGTATTGCTCAAGAAGATGGTATTTCTCATCTTTCTGATACTGTGCATTATAACCCTTCAGATCTTTCTGGCTGGGTTCAGAGTATGCTTTCTGAGCTCAATAACCCTCTTGACACAATCCAAAATCAGCAGGATTCTTCTTCCGTAATTTCTTTCGGTAATTCTCAATCTGGGATTTTCAATGATGATTCTGAATATGATCTTAGAGCCATTCCTGGTGTTGCTGCTTATCCACCGCAACCTGAATCATCAGACAGCAACaacaacagcagcagcaggaAAAGAATGAAAACTTCAACTCTTGCGAATTCGGATTCAACAATCCCTACTAATCTGTCAGAGCCAAATCGACCAATGGTCTTGATCGACTCACAAGAGACAGGAGTCCGTCTAGTCCACACACTCTTAGCCTGTGCAGAAGCTATCCAGCAAGACAATTTCAAGCTAGCAGAAGCACTCCTCAAGCACATAGGCTTGCTGGCCGCTTCTCAGGCTAGTTCCATGAGAAAAGTGGCTACTTACTTCGCTGAAGCATTAGCTCGTCGAATTTACAAAATTTACCCTCAGGAATCTCTCGACCCTTCCTACTCCGACACTTTAGAGATGCATTTCTATGAGACTTGCCCTTATCTCAAATTCGCACATTTCACTGCGAACCAAGCCATTCTTGAAGCTTTTGGCACTGCAAACAGAGTTCATGTGattgattttggactaaagcAAGGCATGCAATGGCCTGCACTCATGCAAGCTCTGGCCTTACGCCCTGGCGGCCCACCCGCGTTTCGTTTAACTGGAATTGGCCCCCCGCAGTCCAATAACACCGATGCTTTACAGCAAGTCGGGTGGAAGCTTGCGCAATTAGCCGACACAATTGGCGTCGAATTCGAATTTCGCGGATTCGTCGCTAATAGTTTAGCTGATCTCCAACCCGAAATGCTCGACCTCCGCCCTCCTGACGTCGAAACAGTTGCCGTCAACTCCGTGTTCGAGCTCCACCGCCTTCTAGCCCGACCCGGCGGGATGGAAAAGGTTCTTTCCTCTATCAAAGCAATGAAACCCAAGATCGTCACTGTCGTTGAGCAAGAAGCCAGCCACAACGGTCCGGTTTTTCTAGACCGGTTCACAGAAGCACTGCATTACTATTCGAGTTTGTTCGACTCGTTAGAAGGGTCGGGTCTGAACGTTCCGAGTCAAGATCTAGTTATGTCCGAGTTGTATTTAGGTAGGCAAATATGTAATGTTGTGGCCTGCGAGGGGGCTCACCGGGTTGAGCGGCATGAGAGTTTGCCTCATTGGCGGACTCGATTTGAATCGGCCGGGTTTGACAGAGTGCATCTCGGTTCGAATGCGTTTAAACAAGCTAGTATGTTATTAGCCTTATTTGCCGGTGGCGATGGGTATAGAGTAGAGGAAAATAACGGGTGTTTAATGCTTGGTTGGCATACTAGACCACTGATTGCTACCTCGGCTTGGCAACTCAGCGATTCAAAGTAA
- the LOC8258923 gene encoding uncharacterized protein At4g22758 → MMKRNVSQKLMLYKQKKKDDDHTKTNHNKKNISRFLISINVLGSAGPLRFVVNEDELVAGVIDTALKTYSREGRLPVLGSDVNNFLLYCANAGSDALNPWEAIGSHGGRNFVLCKKQREAQMTEGRSEMTAHKASGWKAWLHKSFSFKVLSH, encoded by the exons atgatGAAGAGAAATGTGAGTCAGAAATTGATGTTATacaagcaaaagaagaaggatGATGATCATACTAAGACTAATCATAACAAGAAGAATATCAGTAGGTTCTTGATTAGTATCAATGTTCTTGGGAGTGCAGGTCCTCTGAGGTTTGTAGTGAATGAAGATGAACTTGTTGCTGGTGTCATTGATACTGCTTTGAAGACTTATTCTCGAGAAGGTCGCCTTCCTGTTCTTGGTTCTGATGTAAATAACTTCCTTCTTTACTGTGCTAATGCCGGCTCAGATG CTCTGAATCCATGGGAAGCAATAGGGTCTCACGGAGGAAGGAACTTTGTGCTATGCAAGAAACAAAGGGAAGCACAGATGACAGAAGGAAGGTCAGAAATGACAGCACATAAGGCATCTGGTTGGAAGGCATGGCTTCACAAGTCATTTAGTTTTAAGGTTTTATCTCACTGA
- the LOC125370135 gene encoding uncharacterized protein LOC125370135, with protein sequence MMEMQLLPILPLIFTYPFFGSIIKEKGRRKMKLEKAIMKRNASEKMRERKKGRSENKKIRFLITINVLGSAGPLRFVVDEDVLVAGVIDTALKIYSSEGRLPVLGVNANNVLLYCQNATSDALEPWQRIGSYGERNFVLCKRRKQQPQMTEARSEMISRKAFGWKSWLNKSFALTKILSH encoded by the exons ATGATGGAAATGCAACTCTTACCTATCTTACCCTTGATCTTCACATACCCTTTCTTTGGATCAATAATCAAGGAAAAAGGTAGAAGGAAAATGAAATTGGAAAAGGCTATTATGAAGAGAAATGCGAGTGAGAAAAtgagggaaagaaaaaagggtagaagtgaaaacaagaaaataaggtTCTTGATAACCATAAATGTTCTTGGAAGTGCAGGTCCATTAAGATTTGTAGTGGACGAAGATGTTCTTGTCGCTGGAGTGATTGACACTGCTTTGAAGATTTATTCAAGCGAAGGCCGTCTGCCTGTTCTTGGAGTTAATGCCAATAACGTTCTTCTCTACTGCCAAAATGCAACTTCTGATG CATTGGAACCATGGCAAAGAATAGGAAGTTATGGAGAGAGGAATTTTGTGCTGTGCAAGAGGCGGAAGCAACAGCCACAAATGACAGAAGCAAGGTCAGAGATGATAAGTCGAAAGGCATTTGGTTGGAAGTCATGGCTCAACAAGTCCTTTGCTCTTACTAAGATTTTGTCTCACTGA